The Streptomyces aurantiacus genome includes a region encoding these proteins:
- a CDS encoding helix-turn-helix transcriptional regulator — protein sequence MVAQREVSAWRPRVPGVVEVFHAHFTEYAYPMHVHDAWTLLIVDAGAVRYDLDRHEHGTPDGTVSLLPPHVPHNGSPVTPYGFRKRVLYLDLSRLDETYIGAAVDTPELLDPVLRRRVGQLHTALAQPGDELEAESRLTLIGERLRGHLRPGPAPDTLAADHPLAHRLRELLDERLLRGVTLQEAAALVHAHPAHLVRAFSGAFGIPPHQYLMSRRVEHARRLLLEGRAPGEVAAETGFYDQSHLNRHFKRLVGVAPGRYRVSSR from the coding sequence ATGGTGGCCCAGCGAGAAGTCTCCGCCTGGCGCCCGCGCGTGCCGGGTGTCGTGGAGGTCTTCCACGCCCACTTCACGGAGTACGCGTATCCGATGCACGTGCACGACGCGTGGACGCTGCTGATCGTCGACGCCGGAGCCGTGCGGTACGACCTCGACCGGCACGAGCACGGCACCCCCGACGGCACGGTCTCGCTGCTCCCGCCGCACGTTCCGCACAACGGCTCGCCGGTCACCCCGTACGGCTTCCGCAAACGCGTCCTGTACCTGGACCTCAGCAGGCTCGACGAGACGTACATCGGCGCGGCCGTGGACACGCCGGAGCTCCTCGATCCGGTGTTGCGCCGGCGCGTCGGGCAGCTGCACACCGCCCTCGCCCAGCCCGGTGACGAGCTGGAGGCGGAGAGCAGGCTGACCCTGATCGGCGAGCGGCTGCGCGGGCATCTGAGGCCCGGGCCCGCCCCGGACACCCTGGCGGCCGACCACCCGCTCGCCCACCGCCTGCGCGAGCTCCTCGACGAACGCCTCCTGCGGGGCGTGACCCTCCAGGAGGCCGCCGCTCTCGTGCACGCGCACCCCGCCCACCTGGTCAGGGCGTTCAGCGGCGCCTTCGGCATACCGCCGCACCAGTACCTGATGTCGCGTCGGGTGGAGCACGCCCGGCGGCTGCTGCTGGAGGGCCGCGCGCCGGGCGAGGTGGCGGCCGAGACCGGCTTCTACGACCAGTCGCACCTGAACCGGCACTTCAAGCGGCTGGTCGGGGTGGCTCCCGGGCGTTACCGCGTCAGCTCGCGCTGA
- a CDS encoding glycosyl hydrolase family 28-related protein has protein sequence MSDRCAGITRRALLGSATAVAAVAATGSPARAATSRPDTATVWDNGPRARTGSDAGPGQVPGLWREFTRTPFTHPQIPYVGRAGHRAGAAHFPRRPVVADVRAYGARADGSADSAPAINRAIAAAGRAGGGTVLIPPGTYRLDGLIHIGHSDVVLRGAGSTRTKLRATRSLTELIGVYGSRYGGDKSSWSWAGGLVWLCPTDRFTGLTAAIRAKEWPFEGWTGNKRDEWRTLTTVEPARRGSWSVTVADPAGLTPGRLVLLRLADDSAHTLLEHMAGGGPGPEAYQWDDKTKLTSYVPYEWPVRIARVRGRKVTLERPLPLDVRPEWEPRLTTHVRALTGSGVEGLTLEAVETPQSPHLLDRGFNGVTFQCAYDCWADDVVVRHMDNGFGLVAASACTLRDTRVAGRGSHHPYFCREGSHDNLVDRFTIEERTTPAPAGTQLHGINVEGLSSYNVWSRGDMRMGTFDSHRGMPFANVRTDITVTNNGRHGGDAVAGPLFGGRFAHWNIRVTNARAGLMKIDGLAPYSATVGINEVTEFDQIDVPDFSGPLHSRLELYGTTDVVRPRNLYDAQRELTR, from the coding sequence ATGAGTGACCGTTGCGCGGGCATCACCCGACGGGCCCTGCTCGGCAGCGCGACAGCCGTGGCGGCGGTCGCCGCGACCGGCTCACCCGCGAGGGCAGCCACCTCCCGGCCGGACACGGCCACGGTGTGGGACAACGGCCCCCGGGCCCGTACGGGGTCCGACGCGGGACCCGGCCAGGTGCCCGGCCTCTGGCGGGAGTTCACCCGCACCCCCTTCACCCACCCGCAGATCCCGTACGTCGGCAGAGCCGGCCACCGCGCCGGGGCGGCGCACTTCCCCCGCCGCCCCGTCGTGGCCGACGTCCGCGCGTACGGCGCCAGGGCGGACGGCTCGGCCGACTCCGCACCCGCGATCAACCGTGCCATCGCCGCCGCCGGAAGGGCCGGCGGTGGCACGGTACTCATCCCGCCCGGCACGTACCGCCTCGACGGACTGATCCACATCGGCCACTCGGACGTCGTCCTGCGCGGCGCCGGCAGCACCCGTACGAAACTGCGGGCCACCAGGAGCCTCACCGAACTGATCGGCGTCTACGGCTCGCGCTACGGCGGCGACAAGTCCTCCTGGTCCTGGGCGGGCGGCCTCGTCTGGCTCTGCCCCACCGACCGCTTCACCGGCCTGACCGCCGCCATCAGGGCGAAGGAGTGGCCCTTCGAGGGCTGGACGGGCAACAAGCGTGACGAGTGGCGGACCCTGACCACGGTCGAGCCCGCCCGCCGGGGCTCCTGGTCGGTGACGGTGGCGGACCCGGCCGGACTCACGCCCGGCAGACTCGTCCTCCTGCGCCTCGCCGACGACTCCGCGCACACCCTCCTGGAGCACATGGCGGGCGGCGGGCCGGGCCCGGAGGCATACCAATGGGACGACAAGACAAAGTTGACCAGCTACGTCCCGTACGAGTGGCCCGTGCGCATCGCGCGCGTGCGGGGCAGGAAGGTCACCCTGGAGCGCCCGCTCCCGCTCGACGTACGCCCGGAGTGGGAGCCGCGCCTGACCACACACGTACGGGCCCTGACGGGGTCCGGCGTGGAAGGCCTCACGCTGGAGGCCGTCGAGACCCCGCAGTCGCCGCACCTCCTGGACCGCGGCTTCAACGGCGTCACCTTCCAGTGCGCGTACGACTGCTGGGCCGACGACGTAGTCGTGCGGCACATGGACAACGGCTTCGGCCTGGTGGCCGCCTCGGCCTGCACCCTGCGCGACACCCGGGTCGCGGGACGCGGCTCCCACCACCCGTACTTCTGCCGCGAGGGTTCCCACGACAACCTCGTCGACCGCTTCACGATCGAGGAGCGCACGACACCCGCCCCCGCGGGCACCCAGCTCCACGGCATCAACGTCGAGGGGCTGTCCTCGTACAACGTCTGGTCGCGCGGCGACATGCGCATGGGCACCTTCGACTCCCACCGCGGCATGCCCTTCGCGAACGTCCGCACCGACATCACCGTCACCAACAACGGCCGCCACGGCGGCGACGCCGTCGCGGGGCCCCTCTTCGGCGGCCGCTTCGCCCACTGGAACATCCGCGTCACCAACGCCCGCGCCGGCCTGATGAAGATCGACGGCCTCGCCCCGTACAGCGCCACGGTCGGCATCAACGAGGTGACGGAGTTCGACCAGATCGACGTGCCCGACTTCTCCGGGCCGCTGCACTCCCGCCTGGAGCTGTACGGGACGACGGACGTCGTACGCCCCCGGAACCTGTACGACGCTCAGCGCGAGCTGACGCGGTAA
- a CDS encoding YbjN domain-containing protein produces the protein MAETADVEQAAGTVEEVLKDAELEWESPEPGHFVVKLPGTRKLSTTVSLIVGRHSLSLNAFVIRHPDENEAGVHRWLLERNLKLYGVGYAVDPLGDIYVAGRLPLAAVTAEGIDQLLGSVLEAADGGFNTLLELGFASAIRKEYAWRVSRGESTRNLDAFSHLTRRSTD, from the coding sequence ATGGCTGAGACGGCGGACGTGGAGCAGGCGGCGGGGACCGTCGAAGAGGTCCTCAAGGACGCCGAACTGGAGTGGGAGAGCCCCGAGCCCGGTCACTTCGTGGTGAAGCTCCCCGGCACCCGGAAGCTCTCCACGACCGTCTCGCTGATCGTCGGCAGACACTCCCTGTCGCTCAACGCCTTCGTGATCCGGCACCCGGACGAGAACGAGGCCGGAGTGCACCGCTGGCTCCTGGAGCGCAACCTCAAACTCTACGGCGTGGGGTATGCCGTGGACCCGCTCGGCGACATCTACGTGGCGGGCAGGCTTCCGCTGGCCGCCGTCACCGCCGAGGGGATCGACCAGCTGCTCGGCTCGGTCCTGGAGGCCGCCGACGGCGGCTTCAACACCCTCCTGGAGCTCGGATTCGCCTCCGCGATCCGCAAGGAGTACGCCTGGCGGGTGTCGCGCGGCGAGTCCACGCGCAACCTGGACGCGTTCAGTCACCTGACTCGGCGTTCGACCGACTGA
- the mshA gene encoding D-inositol-3-phosphate glycosyltransferase → MSQYVSRLGRRSPAAPSRLRLHRRPRRVAMLSVHTSPLHQPGTGDAGGMNVYIVELAQRLAAINIEVEIFTRATTGALPPKVELAPGVLVRHVDAGPYEGLAKEDLPAQLCAFTHGVMQAWAGHRPGYYDLVHSHYWLSGHVGWLAAERWGAPLVHAMHTMAKVKNAALATGDTPEPAARVIGETQIVRAADRLIANTAEEADELVRHYEAEQDKVAVVHPGVNLDRFRPADGRAAARARLGLPQDALIPLFAGRIQPLKAPDVLLRAVAVLLEERPELRSNIVVPVVGGPSGSGLAKPEGLQKLAARLGIADVVCFRPPVDQDQLADWFRAASVLVMPSYSESFGLVAIEAQAAGTPVLAAAVGGLPVAVRHKETGFLVPGHNPVDYARVLRDFADNRALPDRMGAAAAWHAKSFGWDTAATATADVYTAAMHEHRRHVRSHHG, encoded by the coding sequence GTGAGCCAGTACGTGAGCAGGCTCGGGCGCCGCTCGCCGGCGGCCCCGTCGAGGCTCCGGCTGCACCGCAGGCCGCGCCGCGTGGCGATGCTCTCCGTGCACACCTCGCCGCTGCACCAGCCGGGCACGGGTGACGCGGGCGGCATGAACGTCTACATCGTGGAACTGGCCCAGCGCCTCGCCGCGATCAACATCGAGGTCGAGATCTTCACGCGCGCGACGACCGGGGCCCTGCCGCCCAAGGTGGAGCTCGCGCCCGGCGTCCTGGTCCGGCACGTCGACGCGGGCCCCTACGAGGGGCTCGCCAAGGAGGACCTGCCCGCCCAGCTGTGCGCCTTCACGCACGGCGTGATGCAGGCCTGGGCCGGACACCGTCCCGGCTACTACGACCTGGTGCACTCGCACTACTGGCTCTCCGGCCACGTGGGCTGGCTGGCCGCCGAACGCTGGGGCGCTCCTCTCGTCCACGCGATGCACACCATGGCGAAGGTCAAGAACGCCGCCCTGGCCACCGGCGACACCCCGGAACCCGCTGCCCGTGTCATCGGCGAGACCCAGATCGTCCGCGCCGCCGACCGTCTCATCGCCAACACCGCGGAGGAGGCCGACGAGCTCGTCCGGCACTACGAGGCCGAGCAGGACAAGGTCGCGGTCGTCCACCCGGGAGTGAACCTCGACCGCTTCCGCCCCGCCGACGGCCGCGCTGCCGCCCGCGCGCGGCTCGGCCTCCCGCAGGACGCCCTGATACCGCTCTTCGCGGGCCGCATCCAGCCGCTGAAGGCCCCGGACGTGTTGCTGCGCGCGGTCGCCGTCCTCCTGGAGGAGCGTCCCGAGCTCCGTTCGAACATCGTGGTGCCCGTGGTGGGCGGCCCGAGCGGCAGCGGCCTCGCCAAGCCCGAGGGCCTGCAGAAGCTCGCCGCGAGGCTGGGTATCGCCGACGTCGTGTGCTTCCGGCCTCCGGTCGACCAGGACCAGCTCGCGGACTGGTTCCGGGCCGCGTCCGTCCTTGTGATGCCGTCCTACAGCGAGTCCTTCGGGCTCGTCGCCATAGAGGCGCAGGCGGCCGGTACGCCGGTGCTCGCCGCCGCGGTGGGCGGCCTGCCGGTCGCGGTCCGCCACAAGGAGACGGGCTTTCTGGTCCCCGGCCACAATCCCGTCGACTACGCGCGCGTGCTGCGTGACTTCGCCGACAACCGCGCCCTTCCGGACCGGATGGGCGCGGCCGCCGCCTGGCACGCCAAGTCCTTCGGCTGGGACACGGCCGCCACGGCCACGGCCGACGTCTACACGGCGGCGATGCACGAGCACCGTCGTCACGTACGCTCCCACCATGGCTGA
- a CDS encoding class I SAM-dependent methyltransferase, giving the protein MRARAATPVGTVTRGTTNPNRLRRMDRWIAATHGAELRRSGDPVAVDLGYGAAPWTALELLQRLRTAAPRARVVGVEIDPARVAAAKPYERDGLEFRHGGFEIPLPERPSLIRAANVLRQYEEAEVAAVWARLCARLAPADAVSRGGLLVEGTCDEIGRRHVWVALGPEGPRTVTFATRLGSLDRPSDLAERLPKALIHRNVPGEPVHAFLRDFDRAWASAAPYASYGARQRWTRSVRDLSADWPVTDGVSRWRQGEVTVRWEALAPTA; this is encoded by the coding sequence ATGAGAGCCCGCGCAGCGACCCCCGTGGGGACGGTGACGCGCGGGACCACCAACCCGAACCGCCTGCGCCGCATGGACCGCTGGATCGCGGCCACCCACGGCGCCGAACTGCGCCGGTCCGGCGACCCCGTGGCGGTCGACCTCGGATACGGCGCGGCTCCCTGGACCGCGCTGGAACTGCTCCAGCGCCTGCGCACCGCCGCTCCACGCGCGCGCGTGGTGGGCGTCGAGATCGACCCGGCCCGGGTCGCGGCGGCGAAGCCGTACGAGCGGGACGGCCTGGAGTTCCGGCACGGCGGCTTCGAGATCCCGCTGCCGGAGCGGCCGTCCCTGATCCGCGCGGCGAACGTCCTGCGCCAGTACGAGGAGGCCGAGGTCGCCGCGGTGTGGGCCCGGCTGTGCGCCCGCCTGGCACCGGCGGACGCCGTCTCGCGCGGCGGGCTCCTCGTCGAGGGCACGTGCGACGAGATCGGCCGTCGGCACGTGTGGGTCGCGCTCGGCCCCGAAGGCCCGCGGACCGTCACGTTCGCCACCCGCCTCGGCTCCCTGGACCGCCCGTCCGACCTGGCCGAACGCCTCCCCAAGGCCCTCATCCACCGCAACGTCCCGGGCGAGCCGGTGCACGCCTTCCTGCGCGACTTCGACCGCGCGTGGGCCAGTGCCGCGCCGTACGCCTCGTACGGCGCCCGGCAGCGCTGGACCCGGTCGGTCCGCGACCTGTCGGCCGACTGGCCGGTCACGGACGGGGTCTCGCGCTGGCGGCAGGGTGAAGTGACCGTGCGGTGGGAGGCGTTGGCTCCGACCGCGTAG
- a CDS encoding C40 family peptidase — MGSGVRSLTTTAMALACAATILAAPGVAYAAPTPTPTPTPAPASTPASNADLEAVRKKLETLYHDAAVATDAYNLAEERTEEQSTQIVGLAREIVEGKARLDELKHRAGAAARAQYRGGGLPDEAKLVLSDDPRQFLDGAGRVRQGQQATKGLLAEMRRTQDDLEQYARDAAAQWKKLEANREAKAKAKKKVKKQIAAAEKVESALEKEEKQRLAKLEQQAAYEAQTDWLSSGVMDDISGKATTQGKKAVEYATAQIGKPYQWGAEGPNTFDCSGLTSQAWAAAGQGIPRTSQEQWKQLDRVAVEAMRPGDLIIYNSDASHVALYIGDGAMIHAPRPGRTVTIAGAGSMPILGVVRPD; from the coding sequence ATGGGATCCGGCGTGCGGAGCCTGACCACTACGGCCATGGCCCTGGCCTGCGCGGCTACCATCCTGGCCGCGCCAGGTGTGGCGTACGCGGCCCCGACACCCACGCCGACACCCACCCCGGCTCCGGCCTCAACGCCCGCGAGCAACGCGGACCTTGAAGCGGTCCGCAAGAAGCTGGAGACGCTCTACCACGACGCGGCGGTCGCCACGGACGCGTACAACCTCGCCGAGGAGCGCACCGAGGAACAGTCCACGCAGATCGTCGGCCTCGCCCGCGAGATCGTCGAGGGCAAGGCCCGGCTGGACGAGCTGAAGCACCGCGCGGGCGCCGCGGCCCGCGCCCAGTACCGCGGCGGCGGCCTGCCGGACGAGGCCAAGCTGGTGCTCAGCGACGACCCGCGGCAATTCCTGGACGGTGCGGGCCGGGTCCGCCAGGGCCAGCAGGCGACCAAGGGCCTGCTCGCCGAAATGCGCCGCACCCAGGACGACTTGGAGCAGTACGCGCGCGACGCGGCGGCCCAGTGGAAGAAGCTGGAGGCCAACCGCGAGGCGAAGGCCAAGGCCAAGAAGAAGGTCAAGAAGCAGATCGCCGCCGCCGAGAAGGTCGAGTCGGCACTGGAGAAGGAAGAGAAGCAGCGCCTGGCGAAGCTGGAGCAGCAGGCCGCGTACGAGGCGCAGACGGACTGGCTGAGCTCCGGCGTCATGGACGACATCAGCGGCAAGGCCACCACCCAGGGCAAGAAGGCCGTGGAGTACGCGACGGCACAGATCGGCAAGCCCTACCAGTGGGGCGCCGAGGGACCGAACACGTTCGACTGCTCCGGTCTCACCTCCCAGGCGTGGGCGGCCGCCGGGCAGGGCATCCCCCGCACCTCGCAGGAGCAGTGGAAGCAGCTCGACCGCGTCGCCGTCGAGGCCATGCGCCCGGGCGACCTCATCATCTACAACTCCGACGCCAGCCATGTCGCGCTGTACATAGGCGACGGCGCGATGATCCACGCACCCCGGCCGGGTCGTACGGTGACGATCGCGGGAGCGGGCTCGATGCCGATACTCGGAGTGGTGCGCCCCGACTAG